GACACTCTGTGTCATGCTCTGTTTCAAAAGGTAATATTGTGAATGTCCCTATATTAAAAATCGATAATGGATGAAGCCCTTTTAGTCTGTGATGGTTATATGCATTGTTCTGAGTTATCAAAGCATCTCTCTCATCGTTTGCTATGAAACAATCAATTCCTTTTGTGAGTAGCGACTTCAAACCTTTAATATGATCACCATGTCTATGACTGATGATGCATCCAGCAAGAGAACTTAATCTGAAACCACATGCTTTTTGAATAGTTTTAATCGTCAATCCACATTCTATTAATATTTCAGTAGCTCCATCAGACAACAAATAGCAGTTGCCTGATGTTCCACTACCGATACACTGAATGTCCATTAGAATAAGCTCTCTTCAAAAAATGTGTCTTCAGCTTTTGCAGATGGTTCTTGATTAATAACTACAGGTTCCGGCTCTTGCTTCTGTTTTTGTTGATTAAAATCAGGCGCTTGTTCAACAGCAGGAATATCGATTAGCGTTTGATTTGCTTTCTGTTTGATTTCTTCTTGAACATTTACTTGTGGTTCTGATGGAGCCTCTTCTTCTGTATACATTTGATTTAACTTTTCAGGGAACGCTTCTCGTAACGCATTTACAATGGCAGTTTTACGAATCATATTGTTAGGCATCTGTTTCCAAGTTGACTGACCTTTCGAAAATTCTTGCATTGATATTTTAATGACTACTGGTCTTTCTCTGTCTTTTCGATAGACCTTGGCCCATCCACCTAATAAAACGTCATTTTTAAGACTAACTGCTCCTTCAAGCTCGACCATTTGGCCGTCACGTTCAACAAGGATACCTGCTTCTAATCCGTTGTACTGTTCGTGTGATTCCGCACGTTTCATAAACGCTTCTTTAGAAGTTACAATTTGAGCGGGTGCTCCTTTAAACTTGATTAGATATGCTTCATTCAAGAATGGATTTAATTTTTGATACTTGCATAGATTCAAGAACATAACTAACTCTTGATCACTTACGTCTGCTCCCCCTCTTACCAGATACTGCTTAACCATCTCGCCGCTTAGTTTTACCGCTTCACCGTTTACTTCGTACTCTACAGGTTTAGTTAATAATGCATTGTTTGTCATTTTATTTTTCCTCCACTCTTAATGTTTTGTCTTTTTCACTTACATGTAGTTTTACTTGTTGAGATTCTGTTGCTAAAATGTCTGTTACCGATTCTGCATTGTCGATCATGATAGGTGCGTAGAAATCATAATGTTTAGACAAAGTGTTGATGATATCTAATCCTACGTTTATTCTATGAGCAGTATTTAGTCCGGCATCAAAAGGAACTCCTTTATATGTCGCTTCGCACACGTCATTTACTCCACCATTAATCTGAATATCGAACAGCTTGAATTCAGTTATTTCAAACATGTTATTGATAGTTGACTCCATAAGATTTACTTTAGCCTTAGTGAATTCTTCTGTTAGATATACAGCATGTTCTAATTCTTCAAATTCCTTTGCTAATTGCGTTTGTGTTGCTTCTAACTCCTTAATTCTTGCAGTAGCTTTAATATTGACTTCAATGTCATTAAGGTTTGTATCGATAGTTTTTAGCTCTGTTAAAAGTGGCGATAACTTCTCAGTTTCAATATTCGTCACTCTTTCCATATTGCTATTCATTAGTGTATTTCGTTCTGTTCTTTTAGATTCTAATTCATTCCTGAGATTCTTATATGCTTTTGATACCTGTACATCAGATATCTCTGCTTTCGCTTTTTCAACTTCTGTGTAAAGTTCGGTAAGTTTACTACTTTCTTCTTCCAGGTTCTCGGTAGCCTTTTTTTCTCGTTCTTCCAACTCGTTTTCTTGCTCTTTAATGCCGAACGCTTTATCTTTTGTTTTTTGAATATCTTCTTTAATCTGTTCAAGTAAAGTAGATTTATTGAGGTTAAATTGTTCTTGCATCTTTTTGATTGCTTCTTGTTGCATATGTTCTGGCATATCTTGTCCGCAACACTCACAAATTGTCTGAACCTTAAATTCTTTAGTGTGGTTTGATTCTTTTTTGTACTTTTCGATTAAATCTTTATAGTCTTTTTCCAGAATTGTTTTATCATTTTCTAGACGCTCTTTAGCATTCTTAATTTTAGATAATTCGGACTTCAAATCATTACAGATTCTCTCTTGCTTATTTAATTCATATTCTTTATCTGA
Above is a window of Macrococcoides canis DNA encoding:
- a CDS encoding MBL fold metallo-hydrolase encodes the protein MDIQCIGSGTSGNCYLLSDGATEILIECGLTIKTIQKACGFRLSSLAGCIISHRHGDHIKGLKSLLTKGIDCFIANDERDALITQNNAYNHHRLKGLHPLSIFNIGTFTILPFETEHDTECPLGYLIQSELTGEKLLFATDTYYVRYYFQGITHLLIECNNSLEILEKNVMNGRLNGSLKKRIEKSHFSLENLITFLESCDLSQLEETYLIHLSDLNSDEQLFKKEIQKVTGKPVYVF
- the bet gene encoding phage recombination protein Bet, which produces MTNNALLTKPVEYEVNGEAVKLSGEMVKQYLVRGGADVSDQELVMFLNLCKYQKLNPFLNEAYLIKFKGAPAQIVTSKEAFMKRAESHEQYNGLEAGILVERDGQMVELEGAVSLKNDVLLGGWAKVYRKDRERPVVIKISMQEFSKGQSTWKQMPNNMIRKTAIVNALREAFPEKLNQMYTEEEAPSEPQVNVQEEIKQKANQTLIDIPAVEQAPDFNQQKQKQEPEPVVINQEPSAKAEDTFFEESLF
- a CDS encoding AAA family ATPase — translated: MDIKLIKLVLENFKGTKYFELITDGKDVSVFGDNETGKTTIADAFFWLLFNKNSKGDTKFAIKTLDSRGNEIHNLNHSVYGVLEIDGKEHHIKKVYREKWTQKRGQPTATFSGHETLYELGSSEQTLTPKKLKEFNEYIKTIVADENIFKLVTNPLAFNSLKPAERKDILMSLVEEVTDEDVINSNNNLSKLKELMGDNSLDEFKLRISRDKKAINEKLTAIPHRIDEINHNMPDIAKLDKDTLLKDKTDTEKKIEEVRSEISEIKSGNDVIKINGEITQLETDLKFLVDNHDKDSKRALSDKEYELNKQERICNDLKSELSKIKNAKERLENDKTILEKDYKDLIEKYKKESNHTKEFKVQTICECCGQDMPEHMQQEAIKKMQEQFNLNKSTLLEQIKEDIQKTKDKAFGIKEQENELEEREKKATENLEEESSKLTELYTEVEKAKAEISDVQVSKAYKNLRNELESKRTERNTLMNSNMERVTNIETEKLSPLLTELKTIDTNLNDIEVNIKATARIKELEATQTQLAKEFEELEHAVYLTEEFTKAKVNLMESTINNMFEITEFKLFDIQINGGVNDVCEATYKGVPFDAGLNTAHRINVGLDIINTLSKHYDFYAPIMIDNAESVTDILATESQQVKLHVSEKDKTLRVEEK